The DNA window TTGTGACAAGTCAGTAAGTCACACCTTATCTGGGTTTAACAAAGTTAACCATCAATCAAGCGACCCCAGTACCTCATTTCCAGCCATGGATATGTTTTCTGTTTGCGTAGGTACCTCATTGATGGCGCAAGGGCACTTCAAAGCATTTACTACTTTGAGAGAATGTTGCAGAAAAATGTACAAAACCGTGACCATTTCTATTACTCCCACTGAAAGGAAGTAACAGGTATTAACATCAATGGCTACCCAAAGCGAAATGGAACACATGGATGGACACAACATTAGGCCAATTTTGCTGTTCATCATTCCTTATGTACACTCTTCAGTAATCCCCTAGCTTGCATCGTTGCACGGGGAAATGTATCcaacaaagaagaaaataaaagggaaaggggaaaaatacTATACAGACTGTACTCCATTACACACAAGAGCAAAGTCGATTTATGTACTCCACCACGCCGTACTTTGTCTTAATTATGTCTATTACTAATAGAGACCCCCATAATAATTCTAGTCCATAGAAAAAACCAAAATAGCTATGTAATTTTCCATTTTTAAGAGAGAGAACGCTAAAAAAGAACTCAATAAATACGCTCAGAAAAATACGGAGAAATCGCCTTCTTTGGACGGATCTCTCCTCTGCTCGCCATCGCCGACGGCCAGAGTTCCACCTGCCTCCGGCGAAGGCTTCTCCACCACACCCGCTGCGGCCCCGCCGTCATTGGCCGCGAACACCTCGTTGACGACCTTCTCGACGTCGAGcacctcgccggcctcgtcctcgtcctccggCGGGGGCGGGATGAACGGCGGGCGCGCCACGCGGAGGATGCGGTCCCAGTCGACACCGTTGAAGAACGGGTGCGCCTTGATCCCGCGCGCGCCGATGCGCTTCTCGGGGTCCTTCTCCAGGAGGCGGGCGATGAGGTCGCGCAGCGGCGTCttctcgccgacgagctccggctGCTTGGAGAGGACGCGGTAGAACGTCTCCTTCCTGTTCAGCCCCCGGAACGGCGTGCGGCCGTAGAGCATCTCGTAGAGCACCACGCCCAGGCCCCACCAGTCCACGGAGAAGTCGTGCCCGCTGCCGGCGATGATCTCCGGCGCCACGTAGTCCTCCGTGCCCACGAACGAGTTCGACTTCGCTGGCGACCGCACgccagcggcggtggaggacgaCGCGGTGGTGGCCGTCGAggatgaggacgaggacgacgccgaGGCCGTGCGCGAGGTGGACGTTGGCGACGGCGAGTCCGCCGACGCGGCCGGCTTCGTGGCGCCGACCGAACAGAACGGGAAGCACAAGGCCGCCCCCGGTTGCCTCTTGCCCTTCGCGCGGTTCGGGGACGGTGAACTGGGCGGAGGCTCCGGCATGGAATCAGCAATCGTTGCGTCCTGctcctccggtggcggcggcggcgtcgggagcCTCGTGGAGAGGTCGAAGTCGACGAGCATGATGTGGCCGCTGTCCTGTATCAGGACGTTCTCCGGCTTGAGGTCGCGGTACACGATGCCGAGGCTGTGCAGATAGTCGAGCGCCAGCACCAACTCCGCGGCGTAGAAGCTGCAATCAGAAGCAACAATCAACAACGGCGAGGTGGTTAGTTAACCCATTCGTGCGCGGGTGGGTGGCGGAGAAGCGGCGATGGCCAAACGGGGGGGATGCGAGAAGCGTACCGGATGACGGAGTCGGAGAACATCTTCTCGGTCTGGCGGCGCCGGAGCGAGTTGaggtctccgccgccgcagcggtcGATGGCGAacccgacgacggcgtcggtggcgaGGACGCCGCGGAGGGAGGGGAGCAACGGGTGTCGCAGCGACATGAGCACGTCCCGCTCGAACCAGATCCGCCGGtgcccgtcctcgccgccgctcccgttcTTCTtgtgccgcgccgcctcccgcgagACCGCCTTGAGCGCCATggaggcctcctcctcccccgccgccgcgggcacGACGTGGAACACGACGCCCTTGGCGCCCCGGCCGAGCATGGACACCGCCCTGAGGTCCCCCAGGCTGAGCTCCCGCGGCAACGCCGGCTCCGGAGGCGagggcgccatcgccgccgccgccgccgccatggctggcGAAGGACcgcgccgatcgatcgatcgatcgaccaacCGCTCGTGGACGGGAGAGAGGCagtgaggaggggaggagaggatccGAGTGGGGTCGGTGCGCGAGGGAAAGCAGGGGAGGGGGGAGCGTGAGATATTGGGGGGGATTATTTGCGGTTTGATTCGAGGGGATTTTATGCGGCCGCCGGCTTCCTTGGAGGCGAAGGCGAAAGGCGAGAAGCGCACGGTCACGGTGTGCTTGAGAAAATTTTTGAATGGCCGCGTTTTACTTGGATTTTTTAGTGGTGGTGTTACGGTTTTGAGGCCATTGAGGGCGCTGTGTCGCGTGGACCGGAATCATCGTCTGGTGCGATGCGAGGTAGTACAGGGGTTTGTGATGTTTGCAATagaaaaggggaggaaattGGGGGAAATCGGGTGGATTTCGTCAGGTCTACCTGGGACTGCGGTTGGGGGCCTCGTCTTGCGCGGATTTTGTTGGTCTTTGTACGGCTTCTAGAAGGGCCGTTTGGTCAGAGGCACGACTACAGTGCCCCGAAACTTTTACTGCTCCGTACATTCTTTTCACTCTAGAAGGGCGGTCGTCGAACCCGTTTAAATTAGCTTACTGCACCCAAAATTTATTCAGCTTATAAATCGcacataaaatttaatttttaaagctTAAAttggattcaaattttataaatcgCACTTAAGCTGTTTACTTTATTTCTcgatatttgttttttaaattgctaagaacacatatataaaaattttgtttACGAATTACATTTAGTTGTTTGTTGAATAGTCGTTACGGCTTATTATGAGTATAAGCGAAACAATCGTTGTGTTAAAAGTTGAAGGGTATCAGTGATATCCGATTATAACGATTTTGTAATGGAGGTTAGAATTAACTAAGTTACTCCTAAGTGTTCATTCAAAAGATGGAAGaatgtgttttctttttttttttacaggtaTAGCTATAATTGTTTTGTGTGGGTTTCACCTGACGGGTAATTATAGAGCTATCCATGTTTCAATGCAATAAATCACATGAATGTatttgctctctttttttttggaaaactgAATGTATTTGCTTCATATGTGCTATGTTTTGGCGCACAGTTTTTACTAGTGACGTTATAGCATTTCAGCAATCAGAGCCAAAACCGTTTGGTTAGCCTCTAATTCTACGAGAAGTAGAGCTAGAACTAGAGCACGGAGCTAATAATAAGAATACCACTAAACTTTTATAACATGTAAAAGAATGGATCAACAATAATGTAAAAAAGAATCtacaaagaagaagaaaaaaatgttatgaaaaaggaaaatctaGAAAGGAGAAAGGCGTCATTCACACCGATTTGTTTTGCGTGTGAGCTTGCTTCTCTAGACTCTAGCTAATCGTGAGCACACGTGAAGCTACGTCAACATCTTTAGTAGCAATAAACTCGTACTGGTTTGAAGTGTGAACACTCATTTTTCTAACTAAAATTTCCTTATCATTGGTTGAAAATCCAAACAAGGTTTATTTAAACTTTTCATGTGTTTCTTGCACAACAAACTTTGTACCCAAACTGACCAGGCAGCAGACCTGCTGTttagtagaaaaataaaatgtgctTAAGAATCTTTACGTCAACATTATTCGCGTCTTCCAGTTCTCCATAGCCTGCAGCTTCGGTGCCTTCCGGGAAATTCTAACATCCATGGATAGCAAAGAATGAGATGGATTTTCGTTCCTTAAGAGACACATTCTTTTGTTTTAGGTATgctatataaaaagtttaaaaaaatagagaaaatataaCATGTTACGTGCGCCCAAGCTTTTCATGTACGCCCGTGTGCACAACAAATAacaaatatcaaaaaaaaattataaaaaggtATACTCGTGATATTAATGATAAGGAATTTCTGGTGGGGTGACGTGGAAAATAAACGAAGGGTTCATTGGATTTCTTGGGAGAATCTAATTTTACCAAAATACATGGGAGGCTTAGGTTTCAGGGACCTTCGCCTTTTTAATCAAGCGTTGTTGAGCAGGCAAGCATGGCGTCTTATTCAGTATCATGACAGTCTGTGTGCAAGAATCCTGAAGGCTAAATATTACCCCAACTGTGAGCTTATTGATGCAGTGTTTCCGGCAGATGTTTCCCCAACTTGGAAAGCTGTTGAGCATGGTTTGGAGCTGCTTAAGAAGGGGTTAATATGGAGGATTGGAGATGGGAGGAAAGTTCGGATTTGGAAGGATCAGTGGATACCTCGCCAGTCGTCCCTCAAATTGTCGCCACAGAATGGAAGATGCAGGCTTAGGTGGGTTCATCAGCTGATCAATCAGGATACAAACTCTTGGGATGCTGACCTAATTAAAAATGTTTGCTCTCCCCTTGATGTAAATGAaatcttaaagattaaattgcCACATCGTGGAATGGAGGACTTCCTGGCTTGGCATTTTGAGAAGACTGGAGTATTCACAGTTCGCAGTGCCTACCATCTAGCTTTGCACAACCAACTGAAGGCTAATGAACTGGGTTCGTCCAGTTCGTCGACAAGTGGAGAACGCAAAATATGGGCAAGCCTTTGGACAGCTCCTGTTCCACAGAAGGTAAAAATTTTTGCTTGGAGATTAGCTAGAGAATGCCTTGCCACTATGGAGAACCGAAAAAAGCGAAAACTGGAAATTGACTCAACTTGCTGTCATATCCTGTACTAAAGCCGCGGCACTGCGATCGCTGATCCGGGAGGTTTGGGAGCTCCCTGACGAGCGTTTTCTGATTCGGTCAGGACCGGACTGGCTGCTCATTATCCTGGACTCAATAAACGCTGAAAGCAGGGCAAAATTTCTTTTACTCTTATGGAGAGCCTGGTTTCTCAGGAATGATAGTGTGCATTGTTCTGGGAAAGCTTCAGTACTAGGGAGTTTGTTATTCCTCCAGAGCCTTTGGGAGTCCCTGTTTATGAGTACAAGCCAAGGGAAGGTAGACGATAAAGGCAAAAAACCTGTGATGCAGTCTCGGCTCAGTTCTCTGGACAACCATGAAAGGAATCACACTACGACTATGGGATGGACCCCCCCGCCGATGGGCTGGGTTAAAGCAAATGTGGATGGCTCCTTCATTCAGAGTTCGGAAGCTGCTAATGCTGGAATTGTCATTCGTGACCACACTGGCTCAGTACTGCTCACTTCCTGGAGAATTATCAGCCATTGTGGATCAGCGGAAGAGGCGGAAGCGACTGCATGTTGGGAAGGGGTGAATCTCGCAGCTGAGTGGGTGAAAAAACCGTTAATTCTTGAGACAGACTGTGCCAACTTGGTATCTATGCTTACGAGCTCTGGATTTGATCGAGCGCAGCTCTGCCATGTCCTCCGGAGTATTAAGTTATTACTCCAAGCTTTGCCTGATTTTCGTGTGTAGAAGATTAGAAGGGAATGCAATAGAGTAGCCCATGATTTAGCTAAATTTGCCATGCGTACGAACCATTCAGCTGTTTGGCGTATGCAGGCTCCTTCTTGTGTTTTGGGGGCTCTGGCAAATGATTGTAATCACATTGATGAGTAATCAATAAAGCGTTCCCTTCCCCCGCaaaaaatacatacatacatacatacatacatacatacatacatacatacatacatacatacatacatatatatatatatatatatatatatatatatatatatatatatatatatatatatatatatatatatagtcttaACTTTCAACTCACTATATTTTAACGGtaagaaaataattttttttgacaattttaaGAGTATATACCaattgaaattttatttttgctctatatatatatgataaatttgaagataaaaCCTTAGATATAGATGTAATACTACTAAAAGTACTATAacttttcatataatttttatagaatttttagtgatatttgttagttggtaTGTACGGTGTGTGCACGTGAAGGTTTATGTGCGtataataaattctaaaaaatattaagatagattaatatatgatatatcaccaACAACATATAAGTTTGAATTCGACCTATAAAATTAGAGAAAGCAACAAATTTGACCATAAATTATGTGTTATATTTATAGTCaaattcattatttttatttctatttgtaCAAGTTAAATTCGAAATTGTAttttgtaaagtgatatatcacatgttaatctATCATACTAatcttttaaatatttttttagatgataCGTAAAAACGGGCGTTCCCTTTGAGGGACTAATAAAGTTTTCCAGCAAAGAACTCCATTAAGTTCTGAACAGTGCTCCCAGAAAAATGGGGGAGAAAAATGCACGTCCCATAAGTTCAGTTTCTTGTTGGCTAGCTGCAAAAATTTGTTGATATATTTATGATCTGATAGGAACAGCTTGACCGAACCAATGATGCGGATTAAGCCTCACTAACCCACAATTcagactactccctccgtttcacaatgtaaatcattttagcatttcccatattaatattgatgttaatgaatctatatatctatttagattcattaacattaatatgaatatggacaatgctagaaagtcttacattatgaaatgga is part of the Oryza glaberrima chromosome 4, OglaRS2, whole genome shotgun sequence genome and encodes:
- the LOC127769280 gene encoding serine/threonine-protein kinase OXI1-like, which gives rise to MAAAAAAMAPSPPEPALPRELSLGDLRAVSMLGRGAKGVVFHVVPAAAGEEEASMALKAVSREAARHKKNGSGGEDGHRRIWFERDVLMSLRHPLLPSLRGVLATDAVVGFAIDRCGGGDLNSLRRRQTEKMFSDSVIRFYAAELVLALDYLHSLGIVYRDLKPENVLIQDSGHIMLVDFDLSTRLPTPPPPPEEQDATIADSMPEPPPSSPSPNRAKGKRQPGAALCFPFCSVGATKPAASADSPSPTSTSRTASASSSSSSSTATTASSSTAAGVRSPAKSNSFVGTEDYVAPEIIAGSGHDFSVDWWGLGVVLYEMLYGRTPFRGLNRKETFYRVLSKQPELVGEKTPLRDLIARLLEKDPEKRIGARGIKAHPFFNGVDWDRILRVARPPFIPPPPEDEDEAGEVLDVEKVVNEVFAANDGGAAAGVVEKPSPEAGGTLAVGDGEQRRDPSKEGDFSVFF